One window of the Eschrichtius robustus isolate mEscRob2 chromosome 13, mEscRob2.pri, whole genome shotgun sequence genome contains the following:
- the RERG gene encoding ras-related and estrogen-regulated growth inhibitor — translation MAKSSEVKLAIFGRAGVGKSALVVRFLTKRFIWEYDPTLESTYRHQATIDDEVVTMEILDTAGQEDTIQREGHMRWGEGFVLVYDVTDRGSFEEVLPLKNILDEIKKPKNVTLILVGNKADLDHSRQVSTEEGEKLATELACAFYECSACTGEGNITEIFYELCREVRRRRMVQGKTRRRSSTTHVKQAINKMLTKISS, via the exons CTCTTGTAGTGAGGTTTCTGACCAAACGGTTCATCTGGGAATATGATCCCACCCTCG AATCAACCTACCGACACCAAGCAACCATTGATGATGAAGTTGTCACCATGGAGATACTAGATACTGCTGGCCAG GAAGACAccattcagagggaagggcacatGCGATGGGGGGAAGGCTTTGTGCTGGTCTATGACGTTACTGACCGAGGAAGTTTTGAGGAAGTGCTGCCACTTAAGAACATCCTGGATGAGATCAAAAAGCCCAAGAATGTGACTCTCATCTTGGTTGGAAACAAGGCTGACTTGGACCACTCCAGACAGGTTAGTACAGAAGAAGGGGAGAAGCTGGCCACAGAATTGGCATGTGCTTTTTATGAGTGTTCTGCCTGTACCGGGGAAGGGAACATCACCGAGATATTCTACGAGCTGTGTAGAGAGGTACGTCGCCGGAGGATGGTCCAGGGCAAGACGAGGAGACGCAGCTCCACCACGCACGTCAAGCAAGCCATTAACAAGATGCTCACCAAAATCAGCAGTTAG